Below is a window of Shewanella khirikhana DNA.
CGCAACTTGTGATTGAAAACCCCGCCGGATTTGACGACTGGCAGGCAAGCGCTGCCAGCATAGAGTCCGCTATCCCGTCGGTGCTGGGGATAAGCCCATCCGCCGGGACCCAGGCGATGCTGCAATCAAGTTCCAATATCGCTGCGGTGCAGCTGCAGGGCATTTTCCCCAAAGAAGAAGCGCGGCTGTCCAAACTCACCACCACCGTCTGGTCTCCGGCCTTTGAGACATTGGAAGCGGGTGAATACCATATTATTTTGGGCACCCAGGTCGCATCTGAGTTGGATGTGGCGGTTGGCGATACGATTCGCGTACTAAGCGGCGAAGGTGTGGTCTACTCACCCCTCGGGCCTGTGCCAAGTCAGCGCAAATTCGTGGTGTCGGGCCTGTTTCAAATGGGCTCCCAGGTGGACGGGCAGCTTGCTTTTATTCATTACGATGATGCCCGCAGGCTGATGCGTAAAGCGCCTGAGAAGGTCGATATGCTGCGTCTCTACCTGGACGATCCGTTCAAAGCCGAGCAGATTGGCCCCAAACTGCCGGCGCTGTTGGCGACTGACGCGCCCGAATCGCTGCTGGTACACGACTGGCGCGACACCTTTGGCCACCTGTTTGGTGCGGTCAAAATGGAGAAAAACATGATGTCGCTGATGCTGAGCCTGATTGTAGCTGTGGCGGCGTTTAACATAGTGTCGGCGCTGGTGATGATGGTGGTGGATAAAACCACCGATGTGGCGGTGCTGATGACTCAGGGCTTGAAACGCACTGAAGTGATGGGAATTTTTGTGGTGCAGGGCTCGATGAATGCCTTGCTGGGCTTGGTGCTGGGCTTAAGTGTGGGCACGCTGCTGACACTGAATCTGAACCCGGTACTCAATGGCCTTGGGGTGTCGGTGCTTGGCGCAGGGCAGCAGCTGCCGGTAATCATATCTTTCGAGCAGCTTGGTCTGATTGTCGCAGGCACCATAGTCATTACCCTGCTGGCGACCCTGTATCCGGCGCTCAAGGCTTCTCGGGTAGAGCCTGCCACCGCGCTCAGATACGAATAAGCCGATACGAATAAGCCGCTACGCATAAGACGAGTGTTCCACTCACGCAGATGATTGCCCACAGGGCAAAGAGAGAAGAACCCATGCAAGAAATCCTGCTCAGGGCAGAAAATGTCAGCAAGACCTACCGTGAAGCCAAGCTCGAGACCCAGGTACTCAGCGGCGTGGATCTTACGGTCAGCCGCGGCGAGCAGCTGGCGATTGTTGGCAGTTCCGGTTCGGGAAAAAGCACCTTGCTGCATATCCTTGGCACCCTGGACAAACCCAGTGAAGGCAAGGTGTTTTTGGATGGCGAAGACCTGTATGCCATGTCGGCTTCCCGTCAGGCCGAAGTGCGTAATGCCAACCTGGGTTTTATCTATCAGTTCCACCATTTGTTGCCGGAATTCAGTGCGATAGAAAACGTCGCCATGCCCGCCCGTATTGCCGGTGTCGACCGGCAGACGGCCTTTGGCCGCGCCGAGGCGCTGCTGGACAGGGTAGGGCTGAGTCATCGTCTTGGCCATGCCCCTGCTGAGCTGTCCGGCGGTGAGCGCCAGCGCGTCGCCATTGCCCGGGCGCTGATTAACGAGCCCAAACTGGTGCTGGCAGATGAACCTACGGGAAACCTTGATGCCAAGAGCGGCGATGCGGTTTACGGCCTTATCCGTGAGCTTGCGGCCTCGCTGGGCACCGCCTTTGTGGTGGTCACCCACGACAGCGGCCTTGCGGCGCGGATGGACCGCCAGCTGTCGATGAAAAGCGGCAAATTGTCTGCGGGAGCCGACTACTGATGAGTAAGGCGCGCCTGCTGCCGCTGTGGCTGGGGTTTCGTTTTTACCGAGCCCGTCAGTCCAACAGCTTTATCAGCTTTATCTCCTTCGCTTCTACTGCGGGCATCGCGCTTGGAGTGGCCGTGCTTATCATAGTGCTGTCGGCGATGAACGGCTTTGAGCGCGAGCTCAGACAAAGGTTTTTGGATGTGGTGCCCCACGCCGAGCTGGTGGGGGTGAACAACCCTGTGATGGATTGGCAGGGCATGGTTGCCGATGCCCATAAAATTCCGGGCATTCATGCCGCCGCGCCCTTTATCCGCTTGCAGGGGCTGGTGCAGCGTCAGGGCGGTTTTCAGGGCGTAAGCCTGGTGGGCATTGACCCCAAACTGGAAGATAGCGTTTCGGGTATTCGTCAGTACATGCCCCCAAGCGCCTGGCAGCAGCTCGGCGGTGATGAGAATGCCATTGTGCTTGGTCAGGCCCTGCTCGATAAACTCGGGCTGAAAGAGGGCGATGCGCTGTTACTCTATGTGCCTGATTTATCAGGCCGCGCAGCAGGCAAGCTTGGGGCCACCCGCAGTCACCGTTTTGTGGTGCGCGGTGCATATCGCCTTGGCGGCGAGCTTGAGCTGAGCACCGCCTATGCTTCCATGAGTCACCTTGCTCAGCTGTTGCAGATGGGCGATGAAGTCAGCGGCGTGCGGATTGCCGTGGATGATGTGTTTGCGGCGCCGCGGCTCATTCGTGAGCTGGGTTACACCCAAACCCAGTATCTTTATATGAGCGACTGGACCCGCACCCAGGGGCACCTGTATCAGGACATTCAGCTGGTACGTACTTTGATGTATCTGGTGCTGGCGCTGGTGATTGCGGTGGCCTGCTTCAACATTGTGTCGACGCTGGTGATGGCGGTGCGGGATAAAAGCTCGGAAATCGCCATTTTGATGACCATGGGACTAAAGCGCAGCGCCATAGTGCAGGTGTTTATGGTGCACGGCGCCATCAGTGGTTTTCTCGGCACCCTTATTGGCACCCTGACCGGCGTGCTGGTGGCGCTGAATCTTTCTGCCATGGCGTCTGCCATTGAGCAGGCGCTGGGCATCCGCTTTCTGTCAGCGGATGTGTACTTTATTGATTTTCTGCCATCAGAGTTGCATCTGCAGGATGTGGTGCTGGTGAGCATCATGGCCTTTGTGATGAGCCTGATAGCGACGCTTTATCCGGCGTATAAGGCGAGCCTCACCGAGCCGGCACCGGCATTGGCCGGACGCTGATAAGCCAATCAAAAGGCCGGGAGCACTGCCCCGGCCGCATCGCTTAAACCAAACCTCTTCGGCCTGATTCTTTCACAGCATTCATCTGCATCCTGCATAAAAAAACGCGCCTTAAGCGCGTTTTTTTATCTGCTTGCCCGGTTCTTCCATTTAAACAGCACCGAGTATTTCCACAGATTGCTAATCACAAAGTAACCCACACCGGCGCTTATCAGCCCAAGCACCAGACAACCCAGCAGGAACGGCGGGCCTATGGTGGCGAGTGACGATTCGAGCCACTGCCAGCTGGCTTCAAAGGCGAAGGGTTGGGGCACATGGCCAAGAATCTTGGCACCCACCATATAGGCGATATAGAACAGAAACGGCATGGTGATCGGGTTGGTGATCCACACCAGGGCAACCGACACCGGCAGATTCACATTGAAAAATATCGCCAGCGCAGCCGCCGCCACCATTTGAAACGGCATCGGCATCCAGGCCATAAACAGCCCAACGGCAAACGCACCCGGCGCCGAGCGGCGATTCAGGTGCCAGAGGTTTGGCTTGTGCAGCAAGGTGCCGAACATCCTCAGGTGCTTGTGATCCTTGAGGGTGTCGGGATGCGGCATAAACCTTTTGATGAGCTTTTTTGGCATAGGCGGATAATGCTGTCTTAACT
It encodes the following:
- the lolE gene encoding lipoprotein-releasing ABC transporter permease subunit LolE, whose protein sequence is MSKARLLPLWLGFRFYRARQSNSFISFISFASTAGIALGVAVLIIVLSAMNGFERELRQRFLDVVPHAELVGVNNPVMDWQGMVADAHKIPGIHAAAPFIRLQGLVQRQGGFQGVSLVGIDPKLEDSVSGIRQYMPPSAWQQLGGDENAIVLGQALLDKLGLKEGDALLLYVPDLSGRAAGKLGATRSHRFVVRGAYRLGGELELSTAYASMSHLAQLLQMGDEVSGVRIAVDDVFAAPRLIRELGYTQTQYLYMSDWTRTQGHLYQDIQLVRTLMYLVLALVIAVACFNIVSTLVMAVRDKSSEIAILMTMGLKRSAIVQVFMVHGAISGFLGTLIGTLTGVLVALNLSAMASAIEQALGIRFLSADVYFIDFLPSELHLQDVVLVSIMAFVMSLIATLYPAYKASLTEPAPALAGR
- a CDS encoding lipoprotein-releasing ABC transporter permease subunit — protein: MFSSSAFLIGFRYWRARKANAFASFITLFAVSGIFLGVAALIVVSSVMNGLEGQLKSRILGAVPQLVIENPAGFDDWQASAASIESAIPSVLGISPSAGTQAMLQSSSNIAAVQLQGIFPKEEARLSKLTTTVWSPAFETLEAGEYHIILGTQVASELDVAVGDTIRVLSGEGVVYSPLGPVPSQRKFVVSGLFQMGSQVDGQLAFIHYDDARRLMRKAPEKVDMLRLYLDDPFKAEQIGPKLPALLATDAPESLLVHDWRDTFGHLFGAVKMEKNMMSLMLSLIVAVAAFNIVSALVMMVVDKTTDVAVLMTQGLKRTEVMGIFVVQGSMNALLGLVLGLSVGTLLTLNLNPVLNGLGVSVLGAGQQLPVIISFEQLGLIVAGTIVITLLATLYPALKASRVEPATALRYE
- a CDS encoding DUF2062 domain-containing protein, which gives rise to MPKKLIKRFMPHPDTLKDHKHLRMFGTLLHKPNLWHLNRRSAPGAFAVGLFMAWMPMPFQMVAAAALAIFFNVNLPVSVALVWITNPITMPFLFYIAYMVGAKILGHVPQPFAFEASWQWLESSLATIGPPFLLGCLVLGLISAGVGYFVISNLWKYSVLFKWKNRASR
- the lolD gene encoding lipoprotein-releasing ABC transporter ATP-binding protein LolD, with the translated sequence MQEILLRAENVSKTYREAKLETQVLSGVDLTVSRGEQLAIVGSSGSGKSTLLHILGTLDKPSEGKVFLDGEDLYAMSASRQAEVRNANLGFIYQFHHLLPEFSAIENVAMPARIAGVDRQTAFGRAEALLDRVGLSHRLGHAPAELSGGERQRVAIARALINEPKLVLADEPTGNLDAKSGDAVYGLIRELAASLGTAFVVVTHDSGLAARMDRQLSMKSGKLSAGADY